A segment of the Candidatus Protochlamydia naegleriophila genome:
CATCGTTGCTTTCGATAGCCTTTTTGACAGCCTCGATTTTGCTTGCGACTTCATCGGCCACATTTTTAGGCACTTTGTCTTTGTATTCATCGAGTGCTTTTTGAGCACGGAACGCTAAGGAATCTGCTTCATTGCGAATTTCAACTTCTTCTTTGCGTTTCTTATCTTCTTCGGCGTGATCTTCGGCATCTCTAACCATGCGTTTGATTTCTTCTTCATTAAGTCCAGACTGGGCTTCGATGCGAATTTTTTGTTCTTTACCGCTAGAAAGATCTTTAGCGGAAACGTGTAGAATTCCGTCGGCATCGATGTCAAAAGCGACTTCAATTTGGGGCATTCCACGAGGAGAGGGAGGAATGTCTGCCAAGTCAAAGCGTCCGACTTCTTTATTGTCGTTAGCCATTTTGCGCTCGCCTTGTAGGACGCGAATGGTTACGGCTGGCTGATTATCGGCCGCTGTTGAGAAGATTTGTTTCTTCTGTGTTGGAATCGTTGTATTGCGCTCAACGAGAGGCGTCATCACACCACCTAGAGTTTCAATTCCAAGCGTAAGAGGCGTGACATCTAGTAGGAGAACGTCTTTTACAACGCCAGATAAGACACCACCTTGGATGGCAGCACCCACGGCGACGACTTCGTCCGGGTTAACCCCTTTATGACCCTCTTTTCCAAAGATTGTTTTGACAATTTCTTGAACGGCTGGCATACGAGTCATACCGCCAACTAGGATGACTTCGCCAATATCATCTTTGCTGAGGCCTGAATCTTTCAGGGCTTTCAAGCAAGGACCGCGTGTGCGTTCGATTAAATCGTGGGTCAGACTTTCCAATTTTGAGCGTGTCAATGTCATAGTCAAGTGTTTTGGACCTGAAGCATCCATTGTAATGAATGGCTGATTGATTTCAGTTTGTTGAACGCCTGACAATTCGATTTTGGCTTTTTCGGCCGCATCGCGAAGACGCTGAAGCGCCATTTTGTCATTTCTTAAGTCAATCCCTTGTTCCTGTTTAAAGGTGTCGAGCATCCAGTTCAAGATCGCATTGTCAAAGTCATCACCACCCAGATGTGTATCACCGTTTGTGGCTAAAACTTCAAAAACTCCGTCGCCGATTTCCAGGATAGAGATATCAAATGTACCGCCGCCGAGGTCGAATACGGCAATTTTTTTATCGGTATGCTCTTTGTCGAGACCATATGCTAAAGCTGCAGCTGTAGGCTCTGGAATGATTCGTTTGACATCTAAGCCGGCAATCCGTCCTGCGTCTTTTGTGGATTGACGTTGAGAATCGTTAAAGTAAGCAGGAACGGTTATAACGGCTTCAGTGATTTTTTCACCGAGGTAAGCTTCGGCCGTTTCTTTCATTTTAATCAGAATTTGCGCTGCAATTTCTTCTGGAGTGACAATTTTTCCCTGAATCTCAAAAACTGCATCGCCATTACTGTTGCTCGTGACCTTGTAAGGAACTGTTTTGATTTCACTTAAGACTTCTTGGTGTTTGCGTCCAATAAAGCGCTTAGAGGAGGTGATTGTATTTTCTGGATTGGTGACGGCTTGACGTTTGGCGGGGATGCCGACTAAACGCTCACTACCTTTATAGGCAGCAACAGAGGGTGTTGTACGTGTTCCTTCTGCCGATGCGATAACTTTAGGGGTTCCACCTTCCATGACAGAAACGCAAGAATTAGTCGTTCCTAAGTCAATTCCAATGATGCGCCCTTTTTTTGTTTGACTCTGACTCATAGTCAAAACTCCTTTCCTAATTAATTGTTTTCATCAATTTTTTCTTGTGACTCTTTAGGGGTCGCGGTTTTGGCAACCTTAACGCGTGCGGGACGAATTGTGCGATCTCCCATTTTATAGCCACGAACACTTTCTTCTACGATTGTTCCAGGGATGTAGCTCGTCGTCTCAATCATTTCGACAGCTTCATGCAAATGGGGATCGAATTGCATGCCTTGAGACTCGACAGCAACCACTCCATTGTTAGCTAAAACGTCTTTGAATTGAGCGAGAATCATCTGGAAACCAAATGCCCAATTTTTGACTTCATCCGACATGTCTTGGGCAAATTTTAGGGCATTTTCTAAGTTGTCAAGAGGGTGTAAGAAATCAACGACCAAACTTTCAACGGCATAGCGGGTGATTTCTTGACGCTCTTTTTGCAGCCTTTTACGGGCATTTTCGGCATCGGCTAAGAGGCGCAAGTACTTGTCCTTGTATTCGATCGCTTCTTTTTGCATGGCTTTTAATTCTTCATCCGTAACAAAGACCTGTTTGGGATTAATGGAAGCCGATTGAAATTCGGATGAATTGCCATTAGCAGACTGAGCAGTTTGTTTGTTAGCGGACATTTCAGTATCATCTTTCGTCTCTTCTTGATCAACCATAGCTATTCTCCTCTTAAAAATTCTTAACCGACAAAAATTGATTGCTCTAGATAATCAGAGACAATGCAATGAGTCGAAGGGATTTATTTTAGGCTCCTCAGAGAGGGTCTAGATCGACAATCTTGCATCGATTCATGATCGATTGGAGGTCGATTTCCGCGACATTTGACCTGCTCTAAGAGAGGATAATGTTCTCTATTTCAAATTCCAATTGCGGCTTGACAGGCCTCCTACAAGCAATGTCTAAATGCAAATGTGATTTGATCTCTCTAAATGAATCTAGTTTCTCTTATCTTCCAGTAGTATTAAGCGAGATTGACCGATCAAGTGATGCTCCTCTTTTTGTAAATAGAGGTGTCCTTCTTCGGGTTGTCTAAAATTGATTTTAAATTTATAAACATTCCTCGTTATCGTCTCGCTGATACAATTAGAAAATAGTCTTAATAAGCTAAATAAGCTGCGATAGGGCAAACGTGTTGGGCCCAACAGTCCAACTGCCCCTACTACTTTATAGTTGATGTAGTAAGGAACGGCAATCACACTGCAGTGAGGGCTTGAATTGGCATAAGTCGCCAAATCATCGCCTATCCAAAACTTAAGCTGATTCAAGGCTTTACACTCTTTGAGGAGAAGGCGCATGCTATGAGCATTTTCAAACAGGGATAAACTGCTCGCAAGCAAATTGGTCTCTTGAAAGTCTGGATAAGTCAATAAACGCGAAAATCCAGTCCGATATAAATCCTCATCAATAAAATTAGAGTAGCCAACAATATAGCGAAGCATTAATTCATTATAAAATGTCTGCGCAATGGCCTCTTCCTCTGGCTCTAAATTCTCCGGTGCCCCCAAATTGGTCAGGCGCCAATGAAAATAACTCTCTATACGTTTAAGAGCAAAAGAAGAGAGCTTAACAGGCAAGTGAAGCACTTCTGTTTGAATCACGCCAAAATCGGTAATAATCACGCAAAGACAGCGAGACGCATCCAGCGGAACGAGCTTGAGATCGGCTATGAAGTCATGATCAAAACGCGGCGCCGCTAAAAAAACAGCGCAATTGCTCATCCGGCTTAACTCTTCAGCCGCTTCTTGTAAAAAAGCCGCAATCTCTCGCGAATCGAAGCGCTTGAGTGTATCAAAAGCCTTCTCTCCTAACTCATACGGTTCGCTCTCTTGTGCATACGCATGCGCGTAGGCGCGATAGGCTAGGTGGGTAGGAATCCGGCCACCCGAAGAATGGGACTGCAGCAAGTATCCTTCCTCTTCTAAATGGGCAAAATAATTGCGAATCGTAGCCGAACTTAAATCTCCAAACCCAGCTTCTTTCAACGTGTTGGATCCTACTGGCTTTCCCGTTTGAATGTAATAATCGACTAGGCCTAGTAAAACCCTTCGCTCTCGGTCGTGTTTCCCCATGCGTTTAATCGAAACAGGCTTCCATGTTTTCAAGAGCTCACCCTCCATATTCTTCTTCATTATATGCACGATGCGCAATATTCGTCAATGAATTTAGCACTCGAATCGATCGAGTGCTGAGTTGCGAGGAGGGGTTTCTTTATGGCGGAGTGCGGAGTCTTAATTTGTGAGAGAAGTTCCCGATAAAATGAGGGGGAGGATGTCGACAATTGAAGGGGACCAGTCTAATCCTTTCTTATACACCATATAGGAGGCGAGATGGCAAGCAATAATTGCTTTTTTATGGTGTTCGGGAATCTGGCTGAGAAGTTCCAGGGTGAATTTTTCGCGGAGGGTGGGAAGGCAGTAATTTAAGAAGCTGCGGATCATGGGGTCTTGCACGCTGGTCGGCAAGGGGAGGAGGTCCAGGTAATCGAGAAGCTGGTAAGTGTATTGATTTATGCGAGTAGAAATCTGATCCGAAATAGCGGTTAAGAATTGGCCTGTTTTTTGATGCGTGTGCAAGAGGAGGTCGGCTTCATTTAAGGCACAGATCTTGAGCCTTTCTAAAATTTCGGTGATAAGCGCTGCCTTGTTTTGGAGAAAGAGGTCGTCGGATAAGGTCAGGCCAGCTAAAACCTCGAAAGAAGAGCAGATGACGCCGGCTTTGTTGGCAGAGCTGTCTTTGATAATCAATACCCCTTTTTCTTCCAAGAAACGTCTGGCGGCTGGTGTGAGATAGAGATTAGCCCCTTCGACGATGGCGCGGGAGGTTGGCTTGCCGTTTTCGTCCAAGAATTCTGTGATATTGGACTCATTTAGGGTTCGGGGTCTTCCGCCGGCCGGAATAAAAAGATCGGTCTTGGCTTGGTGAAGATTGTGGCGCAATAAGTGGTTGGTGTCGCTTCCCGATAACCAGTCTTCAGTGACGATGTCGCCTACCTTTCTCCAGCAGAGCGTTTCTTGAATGTAGGCGGATGGGTACCGCTTTCTTCCTTTATTAACTAAAAAGCTGCCTGCAGAGAGCTTTTCTGGCGGATAAAAACAGATCCCTTTGCCTTGGTGAAAAAGATCTTTAATCAAAGCTAAATCAAGTCCCTGATCATCGCGAATCGTACCCGTTCCGTCGGTTAAGGCAATGACTTTGGCCGTATTGGGATAGTAGTGGTAAAGGTTGAGCAATTGATTGCCTGCTACATCGCCGTCGGGCCCTCCAGACATCTTGATTGTAAACACATCTTTTTCAGGATGAATGCCCATGTATTCGAGGACTTGATGCACATAGACATTGACCCCTAACGAAGTCACTCCATATTCTTTATGGTTGATGCCTATGTTGGGTTTACTCGAGATGAAAGCTCCGCCTGGCTTGTAATTGTATTTTTTGCTGAAGTTGGCGATCCATTCGATCATGAAATCGTGCATGTTTTCATCGGGGCCGAGGTAGATATACTCGGGGCGTTTCCAGTAATCGACAATGTTCTTGGCGCGGATTTTTCCATCGGGCTCGCAATTGACAATGGTAATCAGGCTTTCAATGAAGGCGCGCTGTGATTGATAAAGATACTCAATTTTTTGCTCCTGTCTGAAGGTGCGGACCCGTTTTTCGGTTTCCTGGGGATCGAGGCGGGACCATTCTAACTCCCTTTTTAAAATTTGCGATTCGGAGTCGATTTGGTCGAAGGGTTTAAGAAAGAGTATTCCCTTGGCTCCTCCTTCTGGAATATCCTTATTCTTTTTATGCTGAGTCCAAGCTAAATTGTAACATTCCGTAAAGACATTGTTGCGCTCAGCAATCATCTGCTCAACTTGCTCTGGATAAACGGTTCGCAAGCCTCCACGCGCTAAATCTTTGAAGCGGATGTGAAAGCCAAAAAAATGCATGCCTCGCATATAGAAAATGGCGTAAGGAAGCTCTTGAAATTTTTTAGAGCGTTCAAAGGGGATCTCATCCAAATATTTGGGATCGAGCCGGAAACTTAAAGCTGTATAATTTAAACGGTAAAAATTGGTTTTCAAAGTATGGCTGATGAAATTCATGCCTTGGCGCAGCACATTTTTGCGCCGAACGTCGTTGCCTTCTTGCCCGGTATCGAGTTGCGCGACATCGCTTAAAAATTGCCTTCGTGCATCGATGAATTGGTCAAGATTGTGGTGATTGGGATCGAATTTTAGCCTGAATGCATTGCAGAGCTGCATGGTGAGCTCTGGGTGACGACAAATGGCTTCTTCAATATTCTCCACTGTATAAAGATTTGTATCGAGATGAACCAGTGCCTGGTGGATGAAATTGATCATTGCCCGTAGCAAATTTCCCATGTTGCCAGAGATGATGCGCGGTGCAACTAAACGCTCGTCAATCCGGTCCGCTGTGTCAAAATACTTGACCGTTGCAATTTCCCTTAAAAAGTCGGGTATGTCGGCAACATCCCAAACAGGGTGCCCATTACTTCCATGCAAGCTTAAGGCCATGACGAGAATGCTTTGCTTGCCATAGGGATCCATGTAGGTCGCATTGACCCGTTTCATGCTCAATCCATGCCGATAGACTACCTGGGCTAGTCGATAGAGAAAATTGTGCTTAGGAGTATTGCGCCAAGCCAAAACGACATGCATCGATCCCGTATCCTTTTCATGCCAATCATCTTCGTAACGAACCTCATATTGGCAATTGTCGCGCGATTGAGCTCGAAATAGCATGTCT
Coding sequences within it:
- a CDS encoding NAD-glutamate dehydrogenase domain-containing protein, which encodes MNTSMETPDQMLPAPSDLMQAVQQESQKFQDYYLWLEAAMPSLFFEEVSRDNLMLITHSLMGFDLQDYFSTINLKSAAIALCLDSPDADLRILHNYTLYGIKNYQAYVSRIPFPGMDIPLRIATIDFMSAIEPIESPFPEHSKELLHVLVKQENSEITDEDLDSLLLKMSTPFLHALPIERLAVALDMLFRAQSRDNCQYEVRYEDDWHEKDTGSMHVVLAWRNTPKHNFLYRLAQVVYRHGLSMKRVNATYMDPYGKQSILVMALSLHGSNGHPVWDVADIPDFLREIATVKYFDTADRIDERLVAPRIISGNMGNLLRAMINFIHQALVHLDTNLYTVENIEEAICRHPELTMQLCNAFRLKFDPNHHNLDQFIDARRQFLSDVAQLDTGQEGNDVRRKNVLRQGMNFISHTLKTNFYRLNYTALSFRLDPKYLDEIPFERSKKFQELPYAIFYMRGMHFFGFHIRFKDLARGGLRTVYPEQVEQMIAERNNVFTECYNLAWTQHKKNKDIPEGGAKGILFLKPFDQIDSESQILKRELEWSRLDPQETEKRVRTFRQEQKIEYLYQSQRAFIESLITIVNCEPDGKIRAKNIVDYWKRPEYIYLGPDENMHDFMIEWIANFSKKYNYKPGGAFISSKPNIGINHKEYGVTSLGVNVYVHQVLEYMGIHPEKDVFTIKMSGGPDGDVAGNQLLNLYHYYPNTAKVIALTDGTGTIRDDQGLDLALIKDLFHQGKGICFYPPEKLSAGSFLVNKGRKRYPSAYIQETLCWRKVGDIVTEDWLSGSDTNHLLRHNLHQAKTDLFIPAGGRPRTLNESNITEFLDENGKPTSRAIVEGANLYLTPAARRFLEEKGVLIIKDSSANKAGVICSSFEVLAGLTLSDDLFLQNKAALITEILERLKICALNEADLLLHTHQKTGQFLTAISDQISTRINQYTYQLLDYLDLLPLPTSVQDPMIRSFLNYCLPTLREKFTLELLSQIPEHHKKAIIACHLASYMVYKKGLDWSPSIVDILPLILSGTSLTN
- the grpE gene encoding nucleotide exchange factor GrpE — protein: MVDQEETKDDTEMSANKQTAQSANGNSSEFQSASINPKQVFVTDEELKAMQKEAIEYKDKYLRLLADAENARKRLQKERQEITRYAVESLVVDFLHPLDNLENALKFAQDMSDEVKNWAFGFQMILAQFKDVLANNGVVAVESQGMQFDPHLHEAVEMIETTSYIPGTIVEESVRGYKMGDRTIRPARVKVAKTATPKESQEKIDENN
- the dnaK gene encoding molecular chaperone DnaK; translation: MSQSQTKKGRIIGIDLGTTNSCVSVMEGGTPKVIASAEGTRTTPSVAAYKGSERLVGIPAKRQAVTNPENTITSSKRFIGRKHQEVLSEIKTVPYKVTSNSNGDAVFEIQGKIVTPEEIAAQILIKMKETAEAYLGEKITEAVITVPAYFNDSQRQSTKDAGRIAGLDVKRIIPEPTAAALAYGLDKEHTDKKIAVFDLGGGTFDISILEIGDGVFEVLATNGDTHLGGDDFDNAILNWMLDTFKQEQGIDLRNDKMALQRLRDAAEKAKIELSGVQQTEINQPFITMDASGPKHLTMTLTRSKLESLTHDLIERTRGPCLKALKDSGLSKDDIGEVILVGGMTRMPAVQEIVKTIFGKEGHKGVNPDEVVAVGAAIQGGVLSGVVKDVLLLDVTPLTLGIETLGGVMTPLVERNTTIPTQKKQIFSTAADNQPAVTIRVLQGERKMANDNKEVGRFDLADIPPSPRGMPQIEVAFDIDADGILHVSAKDLSSGKEQKIRIEAQSGLNEEEIKRMVRDAEDHAEEDKKRKEEVEIRNEADSLAFRAQKALDEYKDKVPKNVADEVASKIEAVKKAIESNDANRIRSAKDELERHMQHIGEAMAKAGQGDAQASPGSSSFTGEGNQESHQQHQQHQQGSGKNPDDIEEAEVEIIDDKKP
- the hrcA gene encoding heat-inducible transcriptional repressor HrcA, with product MKTWKPVSIKRMGKHDRERRVLLGLVDYYIQTGKPVGSNTLKEAGFGDLSSATIRNYFAHLEEEGYLLQSHSSGGRIPTHLAYRAYAHAYAQESEPYELGEKAFDTLKRFDSREIAAFLQEAAEELSRMSNCAVFLAAPRFDHDFIADLKLVPLDASRCLCVIITDFGVIQTEVLHLPVKLSSFALKRIESYFHWRLTNLGAPENLEPEEEAIAQTFYNELMLRYIVGYSNFIDEDLYRTGFSRLLTYPDFQETNLLASSLSLFENAHSMRLLLKECKALNQLKFWIGDDLATYANSSPHCSVIAVPYYINYKVVGAVGLLGPTRLPYRSLFSLLRLFSNCISETITRNVYKFKINFRQPEEGHLYLQKEEHHLIGQSRLILLEDKRN